The DNA segment GCTCCATTGTGTACCTTATTTTGTTTGAGTATTATATTCTGATTTGGAGTTTCATTAAAGGATCAGTTATAGTGCGGGGTGAACTCAGGGATGTGCTCAGCTGATTTCTCCCTTTAAACCATGCTCTTCGACACTCACTGTATCTGTTTTTTCAGAGAAAGCCTGTCCAAACTGTAACTCAGCCCTAGAGTTAATTCCTTGCCGAGGACACAGTGGCTACCCAGTGACTAACTTTTGGAGGCTTGATGGCAAGGCAATATTTTTCCAGGTAACACACAAATAGTCCTTAAATTTACCTTCCTTCTTACTATTCTTATGAGTGCACACTCATATTAAGACTCCCAGCTTTTACCACTGAATGAATCACATAGTACTCAAAGATGAAAATCTGATGAATGTCATGTGTTAACTATAAAATGGGAGATTTTCCTGCACAGGGACTGATCAAGATTTAAATATGTCTATGGGTTAGATTTTCTCCCATTAAAAGAACTCGCATTCAATTGATCATTTGATTAATTCACTGTGTAGCAATGAACATCAGACGTTTATGCTTAATTTTACTGAATTAAGAGGAAAGTGGAGGGAGAGCTTGGCTAACGTGGTAGACTGGAGAAATGTGATTATTCTGATCATGTTCCTTACATTTCTctgtattccaaaatattcccTTTTACTGTTCAAAAGTTATTTCACGAAGCACAGAAACTGAAAATCATATTTTAACAGAAAAGACAGATTACAACTAACTATTTCACTCTATTTAATACGTGGAGATTTTTATAAGCTATTTTACTTATTCCTGTACTTAACTTAACTCATCTCAGTAGAGCCATTGGAGCTAATGGAAGGATGCTTGTGAGAAAAGTTAAGCATGAACATAACaactgtttgcaggactggggccttcaCTGAGACTCATTAACACTGGTCAATTTTTAAAACTTCAACAATCTGAAGAGCATTCAGATTAAATCCATGTTTGATATGAACACTCAGAATAGCAAAATGATCCTACCCATAGCAGATATTTTTTCATTTCATCACATGAGGTTTCTTTCTTCACTGATTGGCTCATATGACAATAGTGATCATCTGGATAGGGTTTTTTCTTCAAGCAgcacacagtaggcctgtggaaccctttcccagaggatgttatgaagagtAGAACTTTAACaaggctcaaaaaagagctagctAAACTCACGGAGGTTAggtacatcaatggctattagtcaggatgggtgggaatggtgtccttagcttctgtttgtcagaggctggaaatggatgacaggaggaaGATCACTCAacgactacctgttctgttcactccctctgggcattggccactgtcagaacacaggatactgggctagatggacctttgatctgacccactatggctctGCTTGTATTCCTATGGTTCTaccatttgttttaaaacaagctaTAACCCCattcctgcaaacacttaagtaTGTAAATAGTCTCATTGACGTCAGAGAGAATTTGGGTCCAAAAGTAAGACAAGTCACAACAACAGAAAGGTAGAAGAAAGTTTAAAGTAGACCCACATAACCCTTTTAATGGAAGAGCAACTCTGGATGCCCTTCCATGGAATGCATTTCAGTTCTGCTTGAGAagagttgttgtttttgaagtaaaGAGCATTTGTCAGCGTGCACTGTGCAAGATTTTTAAAACTGATGTACACTGTTTTAATGGCCAGTATGATGAAGGAAAACTAAGATTTTCAAGTTCAGAGCTCCTAATCTTACCTCCCAGATCCTCTCAGCTACTCCTGAACTCCATGGCTATAGACAACATCTTTATTTTCCACATCCAAATTTTGGGGTCATATTTAACTTCTCCTTCCCTTTTGCTTCTCACCCACGTGCAGAGGGTGACCAACTCCCTTTGCTTAATTCATCACAGCATTACTAATCTTCAGCTGCCCTCTCCTCTCCACTCTAACGGCTAAGTTACTGGCCCACGCTAAGGCACTCACACCTTGCATTGCAATCTCCTCTTCAGTTTTCTTGTTACTAAGTGTCCATCAGTTCAAACATTTCCATGCCTTCTCCTGTAAGGCCACTTTTACTTGGGAAGCCCTTTCAAAATCTATTCTTCAACCTCCATCTGTACCACCCTTCGGCCCCTCCTAAAGAGTCACTTATATAATATTTATTAGAATAATTCCTTACCCTGCTGTTTAAAAATAGACACATGACCACAAAAAACATTTAAACTATGAAGTCATCTATTTGGCTACCTGAGCAATCATGGCATCAGACCACCATAGCACATGTTGGTCTATCAGTTTCCCCTTGTCAGGGGATCTGGAATAATGTGTATGGTGTGGGTGCGAGATGCCATTGAAACAAACTGTAAACATTGCATATCATGAAAACCACTTCAGGACAGGAGCATGTGGGAGCAACATCCGGGACTCTAGTTTCAGCACGTATACCCCTTCCTGGAGTATGTTACATTTGTCTCATACATCCATAGTTTGGACTATAACCTGTTTTAGCaggcattttttttctatcttttctgtGAAGCACCAAGCTTTCTCATGGATGccataaaataatgaaaaatgacCATAAGCTTTAGCTGCACACTTAtcattattttctttaaataagCAAATTATTAATGGTTTATCACTACTGCAGGCCAAAGGAGTCCATGACCATCCTAGACCAGAGAGTAAATCCGAGACAGAGGCAAGAAGAAGTGCCAATAAGAAGCAAGTGTCGACTTCTCATCTTTTCCAGAAAAAGAGGCTTATTAACTCAGAGGTAACTCTACATCTGCATGTTCATTACAAACATGGTATAACCACATACCATGAGTCAGAAGGCATAACAGACTCTTACAAGACACTGCAGCAGCTTGATTTCCTTCttgggagtgggagggcaggTTGTTAAAGCAGTGGAGAGGCTGCCAAAGCTGCAATAAGCAGTAATGCAAGAAAGCATATAGAACTGTATGCGCACGGGTACAATATTTATTTCTGGAACTCAAAGATTTGTTTTCATAATCTTTTCAGACAAGACGATATCATGATAGCAGTGGTCATTTCAACAACACCCATCATTTGTCATGCATGGAAGGCTCAGAAAAATTCAGTATCATTACAGACACCAACTTCCCAGTTCCACCTCAGCCTTatcctgcatttcaaaatacGGACCCTTGCAAAACTGCTTATGACTCAGCCAGCTTCCAAGGGACTGCTCCGTCACCATTCCAAAAGTGTCCTAGCCCAAGAATCTTGCTGCCTAGGTCAGGAGGCTATGAATTTGGAGTTCCTAGTTATAGATGTTCTAGCTCCTATCCAACAATTTACAAAGATTTGGCAAATACCCCAGGCAATTCAGACCCCCTTAATGTGACTGGACTTCAGTATAACAGTAATTCATTAAGTGCCCATGATAAGAACTTTGATAGTAGACATCATGGGCTAAAGCAAATTTTGGGGAAAACTGGTTATGGAGACAGGAATGACTACGGACAGATTCAAGCAAGCACTAATCTCCCTTATTACAGTGGGGAGTATCCTTGCAGGTATGGTACAAATTCTGCTCAAGCTGCCCCAGCTTTACAAACTGTTATCACAACAACTACTAAAGTATCCTACCAGGCCTACAAGCCCTCAGTGGTGAAGTACAGTGACAATATATGTGATGTAAAAAATTCTCAGAACTGCACCCATCCAGCAGAAAACATCCCAGGAACTGTTTATCCCGGGATAAAGATTCAAGATGACTGTGGCGTGGTAAAACCAGCTTTGCTGTACCAGCACGATGCAGCTCCCACAAAGTCAGAACAAGTGGTGACTGTGGATACATATCCGTATGGGCCAAACCATGGAAACAGCTGCTGTCAGCATGAAGGACAATCATTCAGATTTACAAGTGATGAATACTAAATGCTATGTGTTTTAATATTAATCACATGAAGACTAACCCCTAGTGATTGGgagttagggtgaccagatatcaAGTGTGAAAATTAGGACAATATTTTTTCAGGGTTTGAGACAACCCTGATGATACGAACATAGGAAGAggcatactgggtgagaccaaaggtccatctagcccagtaggcTGTCTTCCAACAGTTGCCAATGCTAGATGTCctgggggaatgaacagaacaggcaaccaTCAAGTGATTTCtcccgtcacccatttccagcctctgacaacgaGAGGCTAGGGagaccattcctacccatcctggccatTGGCGGACCtatcatccatgaatttatctagttctttttgaaccctgttaaaagtcctggtcttcacaacatccacaacaggttgactgtgtgttgcatgaagaaatacttccttttattttaaacctgctacctattaatttcattgtgtgatACATGCACCCCAGGacttgtgttatgtgaaagagtaagtaacttttccttattcacattTTTCACACaagtcacgattttatagaccaCTATCGTATacctccttagtctcctcttttctaagatgaaaagtcccaggctttttaatttctcctcatacgGCACCCATTCCAAcgccttaaccatttttgttgcccttttttgaactttttccaAAAAACAGCTAGTCACCCAGTTGGGAGACTGAGGAATAGTAAGCAAGTAGTACATTAGGACAATGTGCTCATGACATATCCTTTGGAGATCTGCTGACTGTCTCAAGTCCCACCCATGCACAGATGCTCAAGTCACAGGTCTTCATTAGCATTGCTAATCTGACCATCAATTtccatattgaatagtaacagagaggtagccgcgttagtctgtactcctacaaaccaaagcagcagaaatgtagcactttaaagactaacaacatgatttatttgatgatgagattttgcgggacagacccacttctttagatcctaaaaagtgggtctgtcgcatgaaagctcatcaccgaatatatcattttgttagtctttaaagtgctaaatttccATACTGTTAATCCTGGCTGtactgtagatatagcctaagattTTCAAAGAGGTCTGCACCTCCATTCACAATTTTTAGGgatccacaaatgaaaaaagatagaaaacaacTAAACTAGACAACCTCTAGGACTGATACTAGCCAATATCCGGCTTGGAAGCAGTAATACTTATACGtattttttccaacagcatccaCAGATGTTCTAGTTGACTCCAACGGTGGGCATTCTAATGATGTAACACTTGCCCCCGTGGCTTTATTAACCCATTTACAATGTGACTCTTCCCTGTACTAATTGGCTAGGCAAATTGACCACACCTTCAGGACCTCTGGGCATTATTATAACCACTCAATATAGCCTAAACCAAGCTCCATCTGGTATAAAATGCAGCAGCTCACCTGTTCAGCAACActgatcaccacagacacatgacTCTTGTTCTCCATACTCCGCCATGACTCTCCATTGAATGCAGAGCCATATGCAAGAGTACCTTTCCTCCATGGAATTTCTTCTACCTACCTGAGAGATCACCTCTCCTGCTGCCACCATAATCTCCCATGAAAATTATGGTCTACTATTAAAATGAAACAAGTTAACCAACAGTGGGAGGCTTGTGAGTGCAGGCGACTGAACTTTCACATAAGCTAGAGCGAAACAAAGGACATACAGAGGCACAATCCACCAAATCCTATAAACTAATCAAGCTAATTTTCCTATAGGCTGGGCTGAAAAAAGAGGAAATTTTGCTGTTTCCATTCTTATTTGGAAAACTACTCAGTATGGTAATGGACGTTAGATAAGTACTAAGAAGTTAAAATAAATTTAACAAGGACTCTGTGTGACCATGGCTTGTTCTCATGCACTTTGATCTCTTGTATTGACTGGTCATTTCTTTGTATTAGTTACTAAAGCCCCAGTCCACAAAGGTGCTTAGGTTCCTAAACCCCAGGCATAGGCTCCTATGTCTCTGAGATCTGCGAAATGGCTGCCAAACCCTGTAGATGCCCATAGTTACTTGGGCACCTAACAT comes from the Carettochelys insculpta isolate YL-2023 chromosome 2, ASM3395843v1, whole genome shotgun sequence genome and includes:
- the GCM2 gene encoding chorion-specific transcription factor GCMb, translating into MKLTWDINDPKLPQEPKRFDVFQEWPDGYVRFIYSAEEKNAQHHLSGWAMRNTNNHNCQILKKSCLGVVVCTRNCMLPDGTRLQLRPAICDKARQKQQKKACPNCNSALELIPCRGHSGYPVTNFWRLDGKAIFFQAKGVHDHPRPESKSETEARRSANKKQVSTSHLFQKKRLINSETRRYHDSSGHFNNTHHLSCMEGSEKFSIITDTNFPVPPQPYPAFQNTDPCKTAYDSASFQGTAPSPFQKCPSPRILLPRSGGYEFGVPSYRCSSSYPTIYKDLANTPGNSDPLNVTGLQYNSNSLSAHDKNFDSRHHGLKQILGKTGYGDRNDYGQIQASTNLPYYSGEYPCRYGTNSAQAAPALQTVITTTTKVSYQAYKPSVVKYSDNICDVKNSQNCTHPAENIPGTVYPGIKIQDDCGVVKPALLYQHDAAPTKSEQVVTVDTYPYGPNHGNSCCQHEGQSFRFTSDEY